The window aggtgaggcagctgcacctccacctggctcagccgctCATCAGCTGATGACGCGCTGGCGCTCAGAaccgctcgcctccttgaaaaaaaaatgccctcctccccttttcatcttaTGATCGCGGTTaaaaggaaatcctccagaatgctgcagaatctgtgtttgctcttctcctgagcggtaagtctaCTGCAAGTGTTTTTAGACTGAGAAAATCCGACagcacagaaatataattttacttactgataaaaaagaaagtttggtggcagaagaatcttgtctctgctttttgcggatgatgtagtcctcctagcttcatccagctctgaccttcagctcttgctgggtaagtTCGCTCCTGGTCAGGATgcgtcctggacgcctccctggggaggtgtttcgggcatgtcctgctggcaggaggcccctgggtcgacccaggacacgttggagaggttacatctccaatctggtttgggaaggccttggggtcctgccggaggagctggtggaggtggccggggagaagacggtctggagctccccagttgggatgctgccccccgtgacccggataagcagaggaagacgatgaGACGACGAcgataaaaaagaaaaagaaactgcTTGTATGTActgttagtgcagtcaataaccacagcttgcccttttgTCCAAATAATCCCACGattaacaaacacaaacacaaacacacagacaaaactaaagtttagAGAGCCAAAATGGCGGAACATCTGTTAACGTGAGACTGAGTGAGGCCTTTCTCTGGAGTGAGCTCTGAAGTCACATGGATGCTCATttattattcagatttttaagcattaaattccagttaaacagaagagttccaaaaaccattcacacacacccacagttGTCATtattgtaaactagatctattaaacctagaatGGTTTTTTTAACCATGCTGTAaacttgtttatttctgctgttaaattttcatttttaacatgggagtcaatgagaatttgctcacttctactgccagcccctagtggatgagggcggAACTGCAAATGTAGCCACTTACTTGTTGGCTTCAAATGATTAATTGAAGAGGGGCAGCGGCTTGGATCCACAGCACAAGGCTCTCATCAAacaatccaaaaaaaaaaacagcctgcGTATGCAGGGCTTGTTATTTCTCCTCAGATAAACAACTCTGATCTGTTTCAAATTATTCAtatcaaaaaataaatatttcagtaatttacaGAATGCATTAATTACATGTGCATGGCAGTGGGATTACCCTTCATTTAAAGCATTATTTGGTTCCCACTAATAATTTCTGATTTGTGAATGACTACACATTGTTTTTTTTCCTTACATAGCTCATCCTTAAAGTTTCTCAAAGGTAAATTATCTCACAAATTCTAATCAACActagaaaacaaaataaattgtATAAGCATAGCTAGCGAAAAGTTAGCTTAGCATTATAGCACGCTACTCACCGGAGAAAAGATGAAGCAAGAACGGGACAATCTTCTTCGGTCCACTGAGCAACAAACCTTGCTCTACAACCCAAAATGTAGTTATAAGTAACATCTTACAACTTGGTCCGTGCTTCTGCCGCGTGCCTCACATGTGCAGCCAGCTGTACCGGAAGTAGATACGTCTACTTCGCAGAACTCACACCACCCTCTACTGGTGACATGGGGTACAACTCATTTATAGCCAGATTAGATTATTGCGAAATGATTAGCTAATATTTAACACGAATTTTCAGATTAATCTTTAAACACTTGTGACTTTAATGTCCTTAATGAGAACGAAAGGTGACAAAGCTTCACTGCCCATGATTATTTTTAACACATCTATAAATTAAGATGTTACTTTACAAGCGGCGCCCCCTAGCATAGCAGGATTGTTACAGAAACCTAAAAGAAGGTCTCCTGCTGTCTTCATACCTGGTTAAGGATCAATCGCGGTCTGGTCTCTCTGAGTAGGTGAGAACGGGGTAGTCTCACTGGGATGGACCAGAACCACTGCACCAAGACGTGCCAGAGAacggacacggacacacacacacacacacacacacacacacacacgcagcttgGACAGTCAGACTTGGTTTTTCCTTCGTCCATGTTGACCCAGATGTTATTGGCTTGATGCAACACATCTGGTTCCTCAGGAAACAATCTCTTCTTCTGTTAAGATTTCTCTTCCCAGAAATGGTTTCACACTAAGACACATTCAGAAGTCAAACAAGCAACGTTATGAACTTACTGAGGTCTTTAGAACTACTCGTTCTCTAGAATAgaataaatagaatagaatagaatagaatttattgatcccacagtggggaaatgtacttgttacagcagcaccaacactcaaAAGGATAattagaagaaaaataaaaacacatgggCAGTACAGACTATGGCATGCAAAATACACTCTTTGGAGCTTTAGACCAAATTTTATTATTTCCTCACAAAAACACCCCAAAGCAGTTTTTGGCTTTACACATGTCTCCGCTGCTTCTTCCCTTCAGCTAAGCTAAGCTAGAGCAGAAACCTGGATGGGGCTTTGGTATGTCATCAGGTTCCTGCCTCCCCATCCAGGTAGTCTCTCGAGTCATGATCGCTGGGGCCTCATTTGTAAAGCTGCTTCTGCACAAAACGGGTCTGACAACTGCGTGAGAGACTTTACACgcaaactttgtgatttataaataaaattttgaTGGAAAAATGTGGAAATTTTGAGCAAACTTTAGACCTGGAGTAAGAATATTTAGGAGATGGTGAGATGTTTAATTTAGGGGCACAGAATGTGACTGGATTTCACAGACAGCTTGTTGAAGCCAGACGTTGATACTttaatattttataattattttgaggcagtttgtgctaaaatgaccgtttACCGGGTTAACGAAATGTGACCCAGACCCCCATTAGCCCCTGTGGCCCGAACATCGCACTTGAACTTCACAGTTGCAGGTCTGGTCTGTTGGGacgctgcttccagcacgtttccatgAACACAAGTGACGAGTCACTCTTCTAGACACTTAGGAATGCTGGGAGATAtaccagctgttagattaaggtgttaaaagtatGAACACACAGGGAGGAGTTATGTTTCATTtttggtttgaccacagagaattaataacagacactagagggcggtaaaagcaagcaaaactgcaagTGTGTCTTTAAACCAATGCCAGTTcagattttttgtcactcttctgtttaagtgtattaaaaaagcctaaaattctgactaattaatgagcatcagacccacgtgaccgcagagctagctctggggaaaggcctcagcctcccCTTAAAACTGTtctgccattttcagtctctcaacttagaccattagttgaagcgtttgtgcattctttttggatattttttgtgcaattattggacaaaatgacttgctgtggcattaattgcactaatagagcatccaaggggtctccacttcatttttttcggtaagtaaaattatatttatgtattttaggtcactgccgagcggagcttagattttaacatgtactgtttaaccattaaatttaaatgtaatagggtaaacccagtgcatttaacatgacgatgcatttttgaaaatgggttgaaatatgacatgttggtggagctgggttctgacgatcagtatggtcccctcccctcagcggcagctcggtgcatctctgattGCAGTGGCGCCtgcctgctgcgcggctgccggcttgtggagctctaagGAGACCtacgtgttccacctggttttacccagcggtcagcccggtgtatctgtgactcagaagctccggtgttgtgcacagttaactccggctgtagctaggtagctacctccgttagctcccACCTTCGCGTTAGCTttgagttagcttgtagctacatcacttcagttcgacgggtgtcgtcatttgatcccagccttacagccccaccctcagctccacctctgttcccttttttggaatcgtctgggcttgacggaacctgtgacacggtcaaaatggcggtcgtggccacctcccattttggcacaaaaacttataattggagcctatggacacaaactgtccagtatatatgtcaatggtttCCACACAAACATGACAGTCACACATACGCATTTTAGGATTCCCACAACAGCTACAGACTTCAGCTTGGCCTCAATGGTTGGTTTCTAGCGTGAACATGATCTGGCCCAGTGGTCACTTGTAATGCCTGCAGCAGGTCTGTGCTGCATTCTGGGATGCAGGAATGCAGACATCAGGATCAGGGGTAGCTGACTGATATTTGGGCTGATGACCAGATCTGAAGATAATATGAACGAAGACCAGACTGCTGGTGTGAAAACTAACTAAACATCAGCGCTGCCTTCTGCTGCAGCAGCACAACAGGAGGCTGCAGAAGGTTTTCCTGAAGGTGACATTGCAGAGTGCATAGCAGCATGGGTTGATGGTGCTATTTATGTAGGTCAGCCAGTAACCTGTTGCCCATATGGTGTTGGGGATGTGAATGTGCCAGGCAGCCACAACGGCCATGACATTGTATGGTGCCCAGGTGAGAATGAAGGCCAGCATGATGCCCAAGATGGTGTTGGTGACCCTCCTCTCCCTCGCCATGACACGCCGCCTCCTCCTCTCCTCAGACCTGAAGCTGGAACAGGAAACCACCTCTGAGGCTGAACCGTGGAGGTCGGTGTTGGATGAAGAGTCGTTATCAATCTTGGATTCTTCCTCTCTAGTGGGGCAGGAGGTGGTACGAGACAATCGCTGCGGAGGAGACAGATGGATTAGTTAATACATCTGGTGCCAAGAGCTTCTCAGAAATAAACAGACAGGAAGTGTGACTGTTACAAATTTGGTGGAAGAATGACTCCTACCAGGTGTCTCCAGTTTTCTGATGTCTCTGCTGTGTCAAATGGACTGCTGGACGCGCTGGGGTGGTGCAGGGACAGGTCTGAGCCTCGGTCGCTGGATGCCCAACTGCACCGCCTCAGGAGGAAGCctttgatggaggaactggaggtCCTGATCGTGTTCTGTTCTGCTTGGAGTGCCCTCAGCCTGCAGCGGCTGGCTGCCGAAAGGCGACTGTACAGTCCCACCATGATGAGCGCTGGCAGGTAGAAGGACAGCAGCGCGGTTCCCAGATTGATGGCTGGACTTGCCAGCAGCTGGATGTAACAAACTTCATCAGGGATTGCTCGTCTACCACCATCCCTCTGCCAACACAGGATGGCTGGGGTCCACAATGCAAAGGACATTAGCCAGGCGCCACCAATCATCACACCCGCCACACGGCCCGACCGCCATGCAGGGTAGCTGAGTGGTCGGGTCAGGCAGAGGTAGCGGTCCAGGCTGATGAGCATCAGGTTCAAGACAGAGGCACTGCTCACCACATAGTCCAGGACAAGCCACAGATCACAGAGGGCAGCCCCCAGGGGCCAGCGGCCCCGAAGCTGGTACAGCGTGTACACGTTCATGGACAAAGCACCAAGGAACAGGTCGGCTGCCGCCAGGCTTAGCAGAAAGTAATTGTTCACCGTCTGCAGGTGACGGTTAACTTTGATGGACAGGATGACAAGGGCGTTGCCAAGGATAGTGAAAATGCTCAGGGAACCTGTTACCATAGCAACAAGTATCAGATGAGCAGAGCTGTACAGATATGGCTGTCTGATTGGAGGCTGGGAGGAGGCGTTCACAAGGGGGTGGAGCCAAGATGACGAATTCAGGTCAGAATTAGATGTCTGTTCCATGTCTCCTACAAACGTACACATTTAGTACAcatgtacacaaacacacacttataaacacacatacacatgcacacacacacacgtccactcacgcacacacaaacactcacatacatacacacatatgcagaggtggaaagagtactaaaatttcctacctaagtacgagtaccaatactttgataatttttactcaagtacaagtaaaagtacttgcctaaatttttactcaagtaaaaagtatcataaacaaaatgtactcaaagtaagttacttagttacattttgtcagcgtaaggatggctacatctaagtagtgcaaaatcacaatgccagttcacaattcgctcgtgtgtgcgcgcaaacacacacacacacacacttacatgcacactcacatacacacactcatataaacacacacacacacacacacaaacacatgtacacccacatacacacactcacatataaAAACctataatcacacacacacacaccaggaataAATAATTTAACTGCATTTAAATAAATTTGTACTGAAACAaaaattcatccattcatcaataACGTGACTTTTCTGTATCGAATAATACGTTAGTTCTGACGGTGAGGACCACCTTACCTCTGATGGAGCTGCTCCAGCCACTCTGTGcctccacctccaccagcttctgCTTTTAACCAGCTGAGGAAGATCTGGTCCATCATCATCAGTGTTAGCTCTGCCTCCCACAGCTGGTCCCAGATCAGGCTCAGTGGGCTGCAGCAGTTCTGAGAATTACCTCCAGCTGGAATCACCAGGTCCAGAGTCCAGGTGGTTGTTTCTTCACCACGGTGGGCCGGTGCTACTAATCTATTTTATGTTAGATACAGAGGTCCTGTCTGACCACCCCCTGCTCTTGGAGGTCCTTCCTGGTTCTGGTTTCCAAGTCCAACCCTTCAGCAGTGTGGGGAGATGCTTTCATGGCTTCTGATCCATCACAGCTTCAGACTCCCGCAGCAGCACGAAGATGGAATCGCTCTACAAACCTGAGACCTTCATGTGTACTGGACTGGTTCTTACCTGGTAATGACCCTTAAACCTTCAACAGACCTAGGGAcagcaggaggtagagcaggctgtccagtatttggaaggttgcaggttcgatcccctcTCAGTTCttcgctgtcgtgtccttgggcaagacacttaacctcctTGGCTAATGGT is drawn from Nothobranchius furzeri strain GRZ-AD chromosome 4, NfurGRZ-RIMD1, whole genome shotgun sequence and contains these coding sequences:
- the chrm4b gene encoding muscarinic acetylcholine receptor M4 isoform X1, with the translated sequence MCTFVGDMEQTSNSDLNSSSWLHPLVNASSQPPIRQPYLYSSAHLILVAMVTGSLSIFTILGNALVILSIKVNRHLQTVNNYFLLSLAAADLFLGALSMNVYTLYQLRGRWPLGAALCDLWLVLDYVVSSASVLNLMLISLDRYLCLTRPLSYPAWRSGRVAGVMIGGAWLMSFALWTPAILCWQRDGGRRAIPDEVCYIQLLASPAINLGTALLSFYLPALIMVGLYSRLSAASRCRLRALQAEQNTIRTSSSSIKGFLLRRCSWASSDRGSDLSLHHPSASSSPFDTAETSENWRHLRLSRTTSCPTREEESKIDNDSSSNTDLHGSASEVVSCSSFRSEERRRRRVMARERRVTNTILGIMLAFILTWAPYNVMAVVAAWHIHIPNTIWATGYWLTYINSTINPCCYALCNVTFRKTFCSLLLCCCSRRQR
- the chrm4b gene encoding muscarinic acetylcholine receptor M4 isoform X2, with product MEQTSNSDLNSSSWLHPLVNASSQPPIRQPYLYSSAHLILVAMVTGSLSIFTILGNALVILSIKVNRHLQTVNNYFLLSLAAADLFLGALSMNVYTLYQLRGRWPLGAALCDLWLVLDYVVSSASVLNLMLISLDRYLCLTRPLSYPAWRSGRVAGVMIGGAWLMSFALWTPAILCWQRDGGRRAIPDEVCYIQLLASPAINLGTALLSFYLPALIMVGLYSRLSAASRCRLRALQAEQNTIRTSSSSIKGFLLRRCSWASSDRGSDLSLHHPSASSSPFDTAETSENWRHLRLSRTTSCPTREEESKIDNDSSSNTDLHGSASEVVSCSSFRSEERRRRRVMARERRVTNTILGIMLAFILTWAPYNVMAVVAAWHIHIPNTIWATGYWLTYINSTINPCCYALCNVTFRKTFCSLLLCCCSRRQR